One Pseudochaenichthys georgianus chromosome 4, fPseGeo1.2, whole genome shotgun sequence DNA window includes the following coding sequences:
- the hnrnpm gene encoding heterogeneous nuclear ribonucleoprotein M isoform X4 translates to MSTEQAESITVTEKAVQLPPPAQQQQSPPGDVNGKIKLDLNSSRKERPQKRAGGGRFEPYGNVNKRYRVFVSNIPYDVKWQALKDLMKEKVGEVTYVEHLMDTEGKSRGCAVVEFRTEELMKKAVEKVNKHNLNGRPLKVKEDPDGVIAQREINKTQGGGHPGGHGGMGGMGNMGGMGVMGGMDRINMERMGPGPGNGNVNIPPSLMNNPNIPNEVIHGLQAGRIGSTVFVANLDYKVGWKKLKEVFSMAGIVVRADILEDKDGKSRGMGTVTFDMPIEAVQAVSMFNGQLLFNRLMHVKLDEKSLPKDFGPPERASSALPRGLSGIGLGLGPNGQPIDATQLNRGGGGGGGGGGGMGNMGPGGMDGMGFGNMGGRMGGGSGGGGMDNFGGMNNMERFGSSGMGRANEMERGIGGAFEREFGRNDMGMSRNNFGESFERGMGNSQGMDRMSSGMDRMGGGMDRMGGGMERMGGGMDRMERGADLERIGSGFDRMGSGMDRQGPSMDRLGPGLDRMSSSMDRLGPAGFDRLGPSGLDRMGSGLDFSSPMGMDRMSNTGIDRMPTSFDRIGSTGGIDRFPSGGGMDRMNSGGMDRMGSGSVGGQFDRSAELERGFGGNSFGGAGGPGAGGGGGGGGNNNNIRKGCQIFVRNLPFDFNWKMLKDTFNTCGMVQYADIKMENGKSKGCGVVRFDTPETAERVCRTMNGYRLNGREIDVRIDRNA, encoded by the exons ATGTCCACCGAGCAGGCCGAGAGCATTACGGTGACCGAGAAAGCAGTCCAGCTGCCGCCGCcggcgcagcagcagcagtcgcCGCCGGG CGATGTGAATGGAAAAATCAAGCTTGATCTCAATTCAAGCAGGAAGGAGAGACCCCAGAAGAGAGCTGGAGGTGGTCGCTTCGAACCCTATGGAAACGTGAACAAGCGATACAGGGTTTTCGTCAGCAACATCCCATACGACGTCAAATGGCAGGCCCTCAAAGACTTGATGAAAGAGAAAG TGGGTGAGGTAACGTACGTGGAACACTTAATGGACACAGAAGGCAAATCGAGG GGTTGCGC TGTTGTTGAGTTCAGGACCGAAGAGCTGATGAAGAAAGCCGTGGAGAAAGTCAACAAGCACAATCTCAATGGACGTCCCCTTAAAGTGAAAGAG GACCCTGATGGTGTGATTGCTCAGAGAGAAATCAACAAGACTCAAGGTGGAGGACATCCAGGAGGCCATGGTGGAATGGGGGGAATGGGCAACATGGGAGGCATGGGAGTAATGGGGGGAATGGATCGCATTAACATGGAGCGAATGGGCCCAGGACCAGGAAATGGCAACGTTAACATTCCCCCTAGCCTGATGAACAACCCCAACATCCCCAACGAGGTCATCCACGGTCTCCAGGCCGGCAGGATTGGCAGCACTGTCTTTGTGGCTAAT CTGGACTACAAAGTGGGCTGGAAGAAGCtgaaggaggttttcagcaTGGCAGGCATCGTGGTGAGGGCCGACATCCTGGAGGACAAGGATGGGAAAAGCAGAGGCATGGGCACAGTCACATTCGATATGCCCATTGAAGCAGTCCAAGCTGTCT CTATGTTCAATGGACAGCTTTTATTCAACAGACTGATGCACGTCAAACTG GATGAGAAATCCCTGCCCAAAGATTTTGGACCACCTGAGAGAGCTTCTTCTGCTCTTCCCC GTGGCCTGAGTGGTATTGGCCTGGGTCTGGGACCTAATGGCCAGCCCATCGATGCGACCCAACTGAacagaggaggaggtggaggaggaggaggtggcggAGGAATGGGCAACATGGGCCCTGGAG GAATGGATGGAATGGGCTTCGGCAACATGGGCGGTCGTATGGGAGGCGGCAGTGGAGGGGGAG GAATGGACAACTTTGGAGGAATGAACAACATGGAGCGTTTCGGTTCTTCCGGGATGGGCCGGGCTAACG AGATGGAGCGTGGGATTGGTGGTGCTTTTGAGAGGGAGTTTGGGCGGAATGATATGGGAATGTCTCGCAATAATTTTGGAGAGTCGTTTGAAAGAGGAATGG GAAACTCCCAGGGTATGGACCGCATGAGTTCTGGCATGGACCGCATGGGAGGCGGCATGGACCGCATGGGAGGCGGCATGGAGCGCATGGGAGGTGGCATGGACAGGATGGAGCGCGGGGCTGACCTGGAGAGGATCGGCTCTGGGTTTGACCGCATGGGCTCAGGGATGGATCGTCAGGGACCCAGTATGGACCGGCTCGGACCCGGCCTGGACCGCATGAGTTCCAGCATGGACCGCCTGGGCCCGGCTGGGTTTGACCGCCTTGGCCCCTCCGGATTGGATCGCATGGGTTCTGGCCTGGACTTCAGCTCCCCGATGGGAATGGATCGCATGAGCAATACCGGCATCGACAGAATGCCCACCAGCTTCGACCGCATCGGCTCCACTGGAGGAATCGACCGCTTCCCCTCCGGCGGCGGGATGGACCGCATGAACTCCGGCGGCATGGACCGCATGGGGTCCGGCAGCGTCGGCGGGCAGTTTGACCGCTCTGCAGAACTGGAGCGTGGGTTCGGAGGCAACTCCTTCGGAGGAGCTGGAGGTCCTGGAGCTGGTGGAggaggcggcggcggcggcaacaacaacaacatcaggAAGGGATGCCAGATCTTTGTCAGAAAT